One Deinococcus roseus DNA window includes the following coding sequences:
- the nadC gene encoding carboxylating nicotinate-nucleotide diphosphorylase produces the protein MLGLAERLKYALQEDIGRGDVTTLSTVPAGQQGIGFLKLKSPGVVFGLEVAREVFHLVDPNLQVNWDVQDGSDLQPQVLGKVTGSMQSILLGERLALNLMQRLSGVATLTKAFVNALGDSNTKVLDTRKTTPLWRDLEKAAVRAAGGVNHRFGLDDGLLIKDNHVVAAGGVQKAIQAAKERFYLIKIECEVESLEQLREAIGSGADRIMLDNMDDQNLQEAVRIRNELNPQISLEASGNMTIERLGRIKNFGLDFVSVGALTHSATSLDISLDVRLA, from the coding sequence ATGCTGGGTTTAGCAGAGCGCCTGAAGTACGCGCTTCAGGAAGACATTGGGCGTGGAGATGTCACCACCCTGTCCACGGTGCCTGCAGGGCAGCAGGGCATCGGGTTTCTGAAACTCAAAAGCCCCGGTGTGGTGTTTGGCCTGGAAGTCGCCAGAGAAGTGTTTCATCTGGTGGATCCCAATCTGCAGGTGAACTGGGATGTGCAGGATGGCAGCGATCTGCAACCGCAGGTGCTGGGCAAAGTCACGGGCAGCATGCAGAGCATTTTGCTGGGTGAACGTCTGGCCCTGAACCTGATGCAGCGCCTTTCAGGTGTCGCCACCCTGACAAAAGCCTTTGTAAATGCGCTGGGAGACAGCAACACCAAAGTGCTGGACACCCGCAAAACCACGCCCCTGTGGCGGGATCTGGAGAAAGCTGCGGTGCGTGCTGCAGGAGGCGTCAACCACCGTTTTGGCCTGGACGATGGCCTGCTGATCAAGGACAACCACGTGGTGGCTGCAGGTGGCGTACAAAAAGCCATTCAGGCCGCCAAAGAGCGCTTCTACCTGATCAAGATTGAATGCGAAGTGGAGTCTCTGGAGCAGTTGCGTGAGGCCATTGGGTCTGGTGCAGACCGCATCATGCTGGACAACATGGACGACCAGAACCTGCAGGAAGCCGTGCGCATCAGAAATGAACTGAATCCACAGATTTCCCTGGAAGCCAGTGGCAACATGACCATAGAGCGTCTGGGACGCATCAAAAATTTTGGTCTGGATTTTGTGAGCGTGGGCGCACTGACCCATTCTGCAACAAGTTTGGACATTTCGCTGGATGTTCGGCTGGCCTGA
- the hpt gene encoding hypoxanthine phosphoribosyltransferase — protein sequence MVFSPGNGEVQISAETIQQRIKEIGEQITHDYAGQEPHLICVLNGAFLFHADLVRAIGLPLTVDFLAVSSYGNAKQSSGEVKLIKDLSLPISNRHVILVEDIVDTGITMNYLLHYLEGRQPASLKVAALLSKPSRRKVQVPVEYVGFEIPDAFVYGFGLDRSQRDRNLSFITSQES from the coding sequence TTTCCCCTGGTAACGGAGAAGTTCAAATCAGCGCTGAGACCATTCAGCAGCGCATCAAAGAAATTGGTGAGCAGATCACCCACGATTACGCAGGTCAGGAGCCCCACCTGATTTGTGTGCTCAACGGTGCTTTTCTGTTCCATGCCGACCTGGTCCGGGCCATTGGTTTGCCCCTGACCGTGGATTTTCTGGCGGTGTCTTCTTATGGCAATGCCAAGCAGTCCAGCGGTGAAGTCAAACTGATCAAGGACCTGAGCCTGCCCATTTCCAACCGCCATGTGATTCTGGTGGAGGACATTGTGGACACCGGCATCACCATGAATTACCTGCTGCATTATCTGGAGGGGCGTCAGCCTGCCAGCCTGAAGGTGGCTGCCCTGCTGTCCAAACCTTCCCGTCGCAAGGTGCAGGTGCCTGTGGAGTACGTGGGCTTCGAGATCCCGGATGCTTTCGTGTATGGCTTCGGATTGGACCGTTCACAGCGGGACCGCAACCTCTCTTTCATCACCTCTCAAGAGTCCTGA
- the nadA gene encoding quinolinate synthase NadA, with protein sequence MNLIQLEPFRTPAELKAEIQRLKTEKKAVVLAHNYQRPEVQEVADYVGDSLGLARQAAKTEAEVIVFAGVHFMAETAAILNPEKRVLLPNLNAGCSLADTITAEDVRAWKKDNPDGLVVVYVNTTADVKAEADYCVTSGNAVAVVNSLPQDRKIFFAPDMFLAAHVERQTGRKLDIWLGECHVHAGIRPDDIDAQKAQNPGAEFLIHPECGCASHAIYNFPDTPLLSTEAMISHSRQSEAKDFIVVTEIDMVHRLKREVPEKNFIPVNRTALCEYMKMITLENVYETLRDLNNQVSVPEEVAQKALKSIERMIQIG encoded by the coding sequence ATGAACCTGATCCAACTGGAACCCTTCCGCACCCCTGCAGAGCTGAAAGCCGAAATTCAGCGCCTGAAAACAGAGAAAAAAGCGGTGGTTCTCGCCCACAATTACCAGCGCCCCGAAGTGCAGGAAGTCGCAGACTACGTCGGGGATTCGCTGGGTCTGGCCCGCCAGGCCGCAAAAACCGAGGCCGAGGTGATCGTCTTTGCGGGCGTGCACTTCATGGCAGAAACCGCCGCCATCCTCAACCCAGAGAAAAGGGTGCTGCTTCCCAACCTCAACGCTGGTTGCTCTCTGGCAGACACCATCACTGCAGAGGACGTGCGGGCCTGGAAAAAAGACAATCCAGATGGCCTGGTGGTGGTTTACGTCAACACCACTGCAGATGTCAAAGCAGAAGCCGATTACTGCGTCACCAGTGGCAACGCTGTGGCCGTGGTGAACTCCCTGCCTCAGGACAGAAAGATTTTCTTTGCCCCGGACATGTTCCTGGCGGCCCACGTGGAACGCCAGACCGGACGCAAACTGGACATCTGGCTGGGAGAGTGCCATGTGCATGCTGGCATCCGACCCGACGACATCGACGCCCAGAAAGCCCAGAACCCTGGTGCCGAGTTCCTGATTCACCCGGAATGTGGCTGTGCCAGCCATGCCATTTACAACTTCCCGGACACCCCCCTGCTTTCCACGGAAGCCATGATCAGCCACTCCAGACAGTCTGAAGCAAAAGACTTCATTGTGGTCACGGAAATTGACATGGTGCACCGCCTGAAGCGCGAAGTCCCTGAAAAGAACTTCATTCCCGTGAACCGCACCGCCCTGTGCGAATACATGAAAATGATCACCCTGGAAAACGTCTATGAGACCCTGCGCGACCTGAACAACCAGGTCAGTGTGCCTGAAGAGGTGGCCCAGAAAGCCCTCAAGAGCATCGAGCGCATGATCCAGATCGGGTGA